A single Nitrospiria bacterium DNA region contains:
- a CDS encoding PIN domain-containing protein yields MRLKLYLDTSVLGAVCDPGPEERLAATHRLLGGLAKELWDGYISTLVLEEVERAPKNIRDKIIREIEKTQFAVLEETQESLALARAYVAAGAIPTDYEDDARHIAVATVSDIRTIVSWNFRHMVNIERKRMINSVNLREDVPLIDIVSPWEVSYEEA; encoded by the coding sequence ATGCGATTGAAACTGTATCTGGACACGTCGGTCTTGGGAGCGGTCTGTGACCCCGGACCGGAAGAAAGACTTGCAGCGACCCACAGACTCCTTGGAGGCTTGGCCAAAGAATTATGGGATGGGTATATTTCGACACTTGTTCTTGAAGAGGTGGAGAGAGCGCCGAAAAACATCCGAGATAAAATTATTCGTGAAATCGAAAAAACTCAATTCGCGGTACTGGAAGAGACCCAAGAAAGCTTGGCCCTGGCCCGGGCTTACGTGGCGGCTGGTGCGATTCCGACCGATTATGAGGACGACGCACGGCATATCGCGGTAGCCACCGTCAGCGATATTCGAACCATTGTTTCATGGAACTTTCGGCATATGGTCAACATTGAGCGAAAGCGCATGATCAACAGTGTGAACCTGCGGGAGGACGTTCCGCTGATTGATATTGTTTCGCCGTGGGAGGTGAGTTATGAAGAAGCGTGA